TTCGTGCGTTTGGGTAGATGTTTTAAAATAAATTCAATAAAAGCTCTTATTATAAAGTATTATTTACGGTTTAAAAGATTTGTCATTTCCCCTAATACGAAATCTGTAGTTAAAACTGAAGTTGGCGATTTATGTCAACTTGTGAAGCTCCTTTTTCAACATGAGAGTGTTCGAAAGATTGTTATTATAGGAGCATCTTGTGTTGAATTAATTGAGAAGGTAATGTGTGAATTAGAAAGTACAAATACTTACCAGGTTTACTGTATTTATAATTCAAATGGTCAACTTCTTAATATTAAAAATAGTGATACTGAGAGCAATAGTTCAACAAACGACATGACATTCAAAAGTTTCACTACTGATTTATCACCAGAAGTATCCAGGATAATTAAAAAAATAAAAAAGGAAAATAGTATAAACGCTTTTGATCTGACTTTAATTGATAATTCTGATTGGAATACATTGGTTGACTTCAATGAGATCTTGGGGGCTAATTTTATTTTTATAAATAAAATTAATTCTTACCAAAACTTCAGCAATAAAGCAAAGCTATTGTTAGATAAAAGTTATACTATAATGGATCAAGGATTTTTTGGGAGTGATGGTTATGCGCTTTTTAAAATGCGGGGAAGTTTGAAACAGCACACTGCACTTATTGATTCAAGTAAAGAGAAAGTGCAAGTATAACTTCCCAATTAATGATTTGAGCAAAGCCTTGCATTATTTTCCCGAAAAGGACGTTTTCTCTATTTTAAAATGAAATTATTTTTTGTAAATAGAACGTTGTCAACAATTTCAGACGGCGAAGCAAAAATATTGCAAGACATAAAGGGTGAAATTCTAGCTAAAGACTATATTGAAGAAGTAATTTATCCAGAGGTTGCAGATGCTATTATTATTCAGGAAGACAGTAGCACGTATAAAGGTTTTCGTTATATTAAAGAACTTGAGTCGGATCCAATAACTTTTGCATATCCAGAGAAAGTTTTTACCATTAATACAGACGATAGTGCAACGGGATTGTTGAGAGGGTTATATACTGGACTGCCGAGAAGTAGATTCAATCCTAGAATTTATAAATCTGTTCCTTACATGTATTTTCCAAATGAGTTGGCATTTAGTCAAGCTACTGATGATTTTACTCCTACTTTTCTGGCTAGCTGGAGGGGAAATGCAAAATCGAATAGTATAAGAAAGAGAATGATTGATCTTTTAATAGATGATGATAGGTTTTGCATACAAATGACAGATAGCTGGCTTAATCATAAAGAGGATGAGAAATTAAGATATGTTGACCTCATTCGTTCTTCAAAATTTTCTCTATGTCCTGCTGGGTGGGCCCCAGTTAGTTTTAGAATCTATGAAAGCATGGCATTAGGCAGATGTCCGGTTATAATTGCTGATAATTTTGTACCACCTAAAGGACCAAAATGGCGCGATTTTGCACTCTTTTATCAGGAAAGAAAGATTTCGGGTTTGTCATCCTACCTTCTTAAGAATGAGCACTTGGCATTTAACCTAGGTTATAAAGCATTAGAAGCATGGAATAACTATTTTGGCGCTGCTGTTATTAAACAATATTATGCAAATGCATTAGTGTCTCTTATAAAATTAGCTCCTAAAACAACACGAGAAACTGAAATCAAAAGATGGAGGTCATTTAAGCTACAGTGGGACAATAAGTGGACCATATCTCAAAGGGCTTTGAATAGGTTGAATAAAATAGTAGGAAAGTATAAACACCCCTTTAGAAAGGAGCATCCTTAAAAGGTAGTTGAAATTCTAGTTACTTTAAGTAGCATGAAAATAACTTTTCTATGTGGCTCTTTAGAACCCGGCCGTGATGGCGTTGGAGATTACACAAGGCGATTAGCAGGCGAATTAGTACGTAGTGGGCATCAA
This genomic interval from Flavisolibacter tropicus contains the following:
- a CDS encoding exostosin domain-containing protein codes for the protein MKLFFVNRTLSTISDGEAKILQDIKGEILAKDYIEEVIYPEVADAIIIQEDSSTYKGFRYIKELESDPITFAYPEKVFTINTDDSATGLLRGLYTGLPRSRFNPRIYKSVPYMYFPNELAFSQATDDFTPTFLASWRGNAKSNSIRKRMIDLLIDDDRFCIQMTDSWLNHKEDEKLRYVDLIRSSKFSLCPAGWAPVSFRIYESMALGRCPVIIADNFVPPKGPKWRDFALFYQERKISGLSSYLLKNEHLAFNLGYKALEAWNNYFGAAVIKQYYANALVSLIKLAPKTTRETEIKRWRSFKLQWDNKWTISQRALNRLNKIVGKYKHPFRKEHP